The following nucleotide sequence is from Megalops cyprinoides isolate fMegCyp1 chromosome 6, fMegCyp1.pri, whole genome shotgun sequence.
CCGCACGCCCCGTGGCAAGCGACTTGCACATCATTTAGTCAGTTCCTCTGACTATCACACCTTTGCATTTCAGACCTATGGGCTCCACCAGGAGACCCAGGCATCCGTGGAGATGTGTACGTTCGTCTGCGAGGTCCGTGCGGACAGTCCGGCCCACCGAGCAGGCCTTCGAGATGGTAAGCAAATTCCCTCCACCCATCTCTTCCTGGTGTCTTGATGGTGTCTTCCACCATCAGCTTGATAGTTAGTTATTAAGTAGTTATTATGATGAATACAATTAATTAGACACAATGTTACTGGACAAACCTCACAGCATGTCTGCCTCTGAGCgcatacatttgttttggacATTGTTTTTGGGCATaggggcagcagtatagcatagtggttaaggagcaggactcatgactgaaaggttgccggttcgattcctcatgggggcactgctgctgtacccttgggcaaagtatttaacccacagttgccttagtaaatatccagctgtacaaatggataacattgtagatgcctgtaactgatgtaagctgctctggataagagcatctactaaatgccaaaactgtactgtaaaatcAAATCTATGTTAGTATGTTAAAAGTGTAAATTCCTCTCAAAATGTAGGCTGTTGTATTGAGGTCTTAGCAGTGTATGGACCTACAGTAACCACACAGCAGGTGAGGTGTGGCAGTCGATGTTGACTAGACCCTCCTTCCCACCCTTTGTCCCACCCGTTGTCTCTCTGTCAACAAGAAGATAACACGCGTCCAAGCAAAAAGCCGTTAAAGTGCAAACAGGACAGAGCTTCCTTGTTCTTCAGGCTTACAGTATAGTCCGGGAGCATGGACACGCGGAGATGTGTCTCAGTGTTGCCAGAGCATATTTATCTTTTGTATTTGACTGTCAGAATTATTTACTCATCCATTCAGCCGCAGTCTTGCGCGTAGGTGGAACATGTTGGTGTGAAGTTCACGGGCACGACAACATTTGCCCACCTCTCACCCAGAGCCGGCATTTAACACCTGAGGCATTTCAGTGGCCAGAATACACAGTTTAAGGAAAGGGGGTTTTAGAGaagtgctctctccctctctctgtctttctctctctgtctctccctctctttgtaaCTCATGGTTTCACTTCCTGCATTGTTGACGTAcgttgtggtttttttttttttgctcatctCTTACAAAGGAACATGAGTTCTAAAGAATCCATCTGCACTTTCATCTGCTTCAGTAATAACATATTACACTGATTACAAATCTAATAACATTAGGAAAGAGAGActcttgtttctgtgtgtgtcttaaGAGACAAGAAGAACTGGAAAAAACAAATCCATGCAGCCATGTCACATTAAAGAGAAGAGGGGAAGATGTGTCCTATGGGTTGCGTTGGCACAGAGAGGTGGGAAGCTGTGGGTTTAAGATTAATGACCCATTAATGATCATGAGCCTCATCAGAAAATGAACAGGAGCCTAGAGCATGAAGCTGACTGCAACCTGCAAAAAAGTGGTTTGCTGGTAGAATTGTAACTCTTaatttttgattggtttgtttGCAGGTGACACCATCTCAAGTGTCAATGAGACCAGCGTTGAAGGGTTTCAACACACGGAAATTGTTCAGCTGATACGGTCCTCAGGAAACACCATCAAGTGGGTAGACTGCTCTGAGTAAACGGTTGGGAAATCTTATCTTTCTTCTGAGCCGCAGTTAActtttttgataaaaatgtgtgCTCAGAAGGAAAAGGGGAAGCTCCATATCTCTCCCCCATAATCTAGTGCAGGTGTTGAGGGTGTGACCGTTGAACTTAAGACCCCAAACAGTCCAGACAgcatgttccttttttccctgctttaTGTAAATGATTAACTAGACCAGCAGAAGGGCTACACAGGAGTGCATGTAAATTAATTCCAAaattctcaatttttttttttttttttcaaaaatggtgTGGTTTTCTGAAAGGCTGCACTGACACCCCAGCTGAGTAGAAAGAGAACAGCTTTGGTTTTTGTCAGAAAAGAAGAGCTGGAAATTGGACCAGATTCGTTACTGTGCAGGGACAGACATATCGGGTGGACCGCACTCTCCTTCTGTACTAAATTTCAGAACCCCCCCTCATAAACAGTGGGAGCTGTCTCCCAGCTGGGCCTGTTAACACTTAAGAGCACGATAAAGCCCgcctctctcttgctgtccAATTTCCACAAGCATAACCCGCTAGCTGCAGTTGGCAACACAGCCTGCTGAATCAAAAAATACATCGGCCTTGTAGAATTCCAGCCCCTGCCaagggtgtgtgtatgtctgccgGCTTCTGGAGCGAGCTGGAGTGCTCTTCGGTGACTGGCCCAGCTCAAACACGCCATGCGGTCCATAAAAACAGTGTTTATATGACCGGACCTGTGAGATGCCTCTGCAGGCTGGCGGGGGCTTGGGTTTCTCCTGGTTTCAAGAGATCTCCCTTACAGATTCTACTTAAATGTTCATGAGTCATAAGTCATTAGAGTTTTTtatgcaaattatattttttattttagaaaaatgtataaagatACTCAAATGCATTTCTCAAGTAGGTTGATAAAAAAGCAGTTAAAAGTCAGTCGATGCATTTCTGTCaatgacaaatgttttggtaCAGAATGCACTTGGGTTATGTGGTCTGAGATGGTGTGGAGGAAGTCACATATAAATGCCTTGCCATACCATTAACAGGTCCCCACAGACTATCTGGTAAATTTAAACAGCACTGTCTTTGGATGCTTGACAGTTAAATGACTGAATTGGCCATAACTCCTagataaacatgaaaatgatataATGAACATGTTTGCAACATCTCAGTGTGGTGGTGCTGGCAAAACACATATATTGTATCTATTGTATGACAGATtgatgaatttccatacaattcAGCTCAACATAGAAGGGAGTAAAGTGCATCATGGGAGGTGACTGGAGGTGTTCAAATATGTTCCATTTTGCATGTTTCTCAGGCTGGAGACAGTGTACAGTGACTCCATACGCAGAGCAGAACTGGAGGCCAAGCTACAGTACCTAAAGGTAAGACCAGAAGACCAGGGGTGTATGGTTCCTCTTTTTGTCTCTGCTCTTTGGACATGGCTGCATGGATGTCTAGACATTACACCACAGGACAAGCTAGCACAGTTTGGCTGATCTCACTGATGGTCACCTGAGTATGAATAAGAAGAGTTTGGAGGTCAGGTCAAGCGGGCAGGATGGATTTAAAAGGGAagtttgtgtgtcagtgtgacacTGACCCCTGTTTCCATCGCGATAAGGTCATCTCCACTGTAGTTACTGTCAGTAAGAGGGTCTTTGCATTTGTTGTTCtaatgtgtgtctctctgttctggACTTCTGATGATATTCCTTGGTCAATGAGTGACCACTGTATCAAATGGGATCTTTTCAAATGActtggtgttttgtgtgttttttaccAGCAAACCCTGCATGAAAAGTGGGATGAATATGAGATTCTgatgaggagagaagagagactaGTGCACGGTGAGTTCACTTCCAGATCACAAGTTGTCAAGTATCCACAGCTTTCTGTTCCCATAAAGGGATCCAACTTGAATTTTatagcaaaaaggaaaaagacaagttatgtttttttctttgccgAGCATAAGTATACTAACCCATGTacctacacacatgcatatcaaaaaaacacacatcagtgCTGTACCTGAAACGTGGAGGCCATGTTTACGGAATACTCCAATCTGACACCACCTGTCTGAATTTATCTCCATCAGGTATGCGGGTAAATGAAGCGGCACTGTACAAGTCCCTGGAGTCCGCCAAGGCTTTAGTGTATGGCAGCCTGCATGAACTGagccctgcccccagccccacccccagccacCCTGCCCACTGTACCATGAGTGCCAGTGGCCAGCCAAACGTGCCTGTCAAGGATGGCCCACTTgcccacaccctctctcaccaGGGCGACCACACCAACAATTCCTCCAATggctccacagagaggcagcggCAGAGGGTCATCCGCACAGCCAGCGACCTCCTCACCACTGCCAAGACACACCTAACCCGCAGCGCCAGTACTCGCAGCTACCTGAAGGGGGCGACAAGGGACAGCATTTGGGAGAAGCCGGAAGGCAGCGGCCAGGATAGCTACAGATCCCTACCCCATAAGGCCAAGCAGAACAGTATCTGCAGGCACCTGCTCAAGTTCCTGCCAGGACTACAACGCCCCCTAGAGGAGGAGGAAAGCAAGCCATAACAAGGTTCAGGATTTGCGGGCTTTAAACCAGATGGCTTGCAAGTAGCTTTTTGCAGTGTGTATGCcattactttttcttttcacttatttaagttatttaaagttatttattttgacttttGTATATGACactttttgtcttcatttggggttttgtaatgaaaaaatacaaaaaaagaaaaaataccaGCAGATCACACAATGTAACAGTGCCCTTTTTCGTGACGGTGCCTCTCTGgacatttaattttgtattcTTCACAATAACGGATGGATCCTCTGGTGATTTCTTTTGTTATAGACGAGAAGTAAAAGTGTGGCAGTGGGAagctttgtcattttcatttgtacaaCACAGAATTTTGATCAATGTTTCCATGGCTTTGAAGGTCAGACACTCCAGATACGCTGTACAATGCTGCAAGGTTTGTCACAGTTTACCCAAAACAACATTCCACTCTGTAACCTCACAAAAAGGATACATCATAACATCATAAACAAGCAGAGAGAGGTTTTCATATTAGAGgtttaattcaaaatgacattATAAAAAACACATGGCAGCAAAGGAAATGGATGAAAATCAAGAGACACTGCCACTCAAACATATTCTTTTCCTATATATCGTGTTCCTTTTAGAAGCTCTTACATCTCAAAGAGGGTGCATGGTGTTCTTCTGCATGTTTGATTGAAGGCAGAGATAATAGGGTCTTAGTTGTGTGTCATTCACTCCGCTGCCTCACCCATGGTCAAAGCCCAGAGAGGAAGTGTAGAAAGAATGCCAGAACACTGGGAACACATGCTGCTCTATAGAACAAGTGCTGTAGCACTGTCAAAGTgcatatgaataaaacatcagctctgacatcaaaaacaacccacacagccacatacagtGGCAGAAGAGCCAGCTATTATGGGCCACAGCTAACCCTTACTCTGGTTCATCGTGTTCAGAGCTTTTGAAACAAAGGAGTGTTTCAGACAGGCTATCTCTTGCTTTGTGTCTAAGAGCTCAAACACCCTCCTGTGAGAAATGTGACCATGCCAGAGGCAGGATTCCCTGTTGACTTATAGTAGGAGATTTCAGCAGTGCAGCATCAGACACCATAGACGGCCTGGGAATATGAAATCCAACTTGATTACAATGTGTACACAACGCACAGAATTGGTTCTCCTTTTAGGTGTTGTCACTGGATAAATCCAAACTGGGATTTCAAGGGTCAGTGCACCTTACAAGGAAGAAAAGGATCTAAGAGGAAAAATATGTGCAGTATACAGCTGGAAAAAGGCCTATTAGTATAGAATATAAGGATTCTATTAAGGATTTCTCCTCACCTGCCACTTGTGGCTGAGCTCCGAGCATTtatggcttgtgtgtgtgcactagATTCTGGTGTCCACTGTTCACAAAGGCACCATTGGAAAAGTTTCTGCCTTCTAGGCTTTTGGTTAGTGGGAGTCAGGGGTGGGCTGCTTTGTtagagaaaagaacagaatcACTGTATCCACTGTCCTATTGTGCATTGTGATATCACAGGAGCTGGCAAGTGGGCTAACTAGGCTattctcccacaatgccttggGACAATGAAAACAACTGCTTTAAAGCCATGTGTGACCACGCTAGCCACTGGACACAGCCAAAACATTAAACAGTCAAGCTGGTAATGTTtgtcagagacagacaaatCACATCAGAGGGAGGGTGGCGCTGTGCTTGGCTAAAGCAGTGCTCCCTCATACATTTCAGCTGGGTCTCCAATGAGtactacaaataaaaatgtgtaaataggCAAAAGCTGAGCAAATAACTTTGCAACATTCTAATAACACATTAAAACTCTGCTGGAATTTAGCTCCAGTTTAGCTGTTTCTCAAACACTGCACTCCTGCATTTCAAGCATCCTTCTTAAGCACCTTGTCACTGTTCAACAAAAAATTACAAGGAGGTATGAAGCTGACAGATTCAGACTTCTCTCATGAAAaaggtttaaataaaaaataaaacacaggaacagagatgtacaaaataaaaacataaataagacAGGATAAAACTGGTAAGATGGTTAAAACAAGGcctaaaatgtataaaacccaatttataaaaacacaaaccctcCCCAGTGCTGTTCTTGCTTCCCTCCTCACAACCCACCTTTTAACACCTGGTGGGTATGGCTGCTCAACTAACCAAATCATCAATTATCTGATGCTTGATTGTTCAGAGGTCAGCACGATTATGTAAAACTTCTAATTGTGAGGTTcggaaatgaaaatgcataggGGCCCTTACACAGCACATTCATATCCActcatgaataaaaacagcaaggAATGAAGAGCATCCACAGTGAGGACTGTATCCTCCCAGGGGTGATGGTGGGCTGTTAGTTGAATCGAGAGGGTTTTTGATCTTAGCGCTGGTCTGGTGTTGAGTCTCTGGATCATTCTCGCTGCTGTCACTGTGGCGAGCAGCGTTTGTGCTGAGCCAGGGAAGGAGTGTAGAGGATGTGGGCTGAAACAGGAAGGGCAGCACAGAGCGTGGGGTGAGGCTGCGCACAGATAAAGCACCCATGACACCACGCAGCAACCTGGGTTTCCACAGCACATGCCGGATTTTTCTGATAAACTTCTCTGTAAAGTTCAATGcgggaaagaagaagaaaaagtctAGCAACATTtcaccaaaaatattttcaattgaTGGCAGAAAAGCCAAATCTGTCAGGGCCTAACAGGGTCCAAAGAGCTAAGAACAGTAATGTATAATGTTTATGTGTCAACTTAATAGAAGCAAAAACATATCCTGTACTTTAATAGGGTTGGAGGGTAGTGTCTGGGATATTCAGCTCCATCACTGAAATGATGTCCTTTACTATCAGTTTTGACTGTTTCCACTTTTTCCTTCCATGGTCCAATCTGTGTTTTAGCCCTTGGCTTCATGAGAGGAAGAGCCCTACAGCAAGTGTTCTTCTTTGTACAGCTGGTGATGATACTACTGAGGTCAGATGCACCTATACAAAACCTCAACTTAATcttaaatacttaaatattctttaaaaagtgTCAGTGGATCACATGACAGCAGCAACATGTTAAGATTGGccctcatttatttatttatttatttaagaataGTGAGAAATGCAAGGGGGACAGCAGAATACTTGCAGTGTTCCTCATCTGGCCTATAGGACAGTGGATTCTGGTCATTCTGTAATTATAGCTCCACACCAAATATGCAGAGATCAGAGGCACCAATTCAAAATGTCAATTTGCCACAATTTACTCTTAAATACATATCACTAAAAATAGTGTTATGACATGCCATTAAACATTACAAGCAATCGCTACTGTTGAAATGGTTGAAGTAGTTCCTTATTATACAGCGTTTAGGTGTTTGTCTACGATCTGTGTCAGGGCCAGTTTGTGTTTTATAACTCTCCTATACTATACTTCTATGATAGACAAAGGCTGGGTTTTCATCAACATTTGCCCTTAACTCTGACTCACAGTTGTGTGACAACACAAGaattgcttttgcttttattCTTCATAGTCACAGTTCAGGGCTCAGACTCAATCAAAATAATTGTGCTTGTGTTGAAAAAAGtatcactttcatttatttgtcagtCCAAGTTAAAGACAAGTGTCGATTTGTCAATACATTTGTGTGGCAGCATAGGTCCATACATGAAACAAGATGACACCAGATGCTGACACCTTGATTCTTACGTGATTTCCAATCATGTAAATAATAGCTGATCTAAACTTTTAACCTGCTTCCTTGAAAATCCCCCACACGGCTTTGTCTCTCATTTCAGCTGAGGCAGGACACCGCCTCGCACTAACTAGAGCAGAGAGATAAGTGTGCAGACTTAGCTGTCAGACTACATATCATAGAGATGCTGGGCTGTCCACACGTACAGCACACTTTCTGCTGCTGAGTaggtgaggagcaggggaaTGCACAACAAACGCCTGTGCTGGCATGCATCCTCTCACCATGCTAGGGTGACAGGTGCAGTGAGTTGGCGAGAGGCTGTCTGACCATCAACAAGACCAGCCAACCAGTAACTAGACCTCCCTCCTTGCCTCAGTATTGGTGACAGTGGGCTGACCAATATCAAGCTTTGCGTGCATAAATTAGATACCTGAGCCCAcaacaatacaaatgtaatataGACTTTGTTCCTCAACCTGTACAGTTGTTCTTTAGTCTGTGtgtcagtactccagccccCTACCTGTTGTTGTGTTCCCCCCGTCTGTctatgtggtccatgtgcttttgtttttcctgccctgctctccgccctgtccccgcccacctcaTTTCCAGATCGCTTCCACCTGTCTGCCTactcacctgcatcccatcgcctcATCAGCT
It contains:
- the LOC118779899 gene encoding general receptor for phosphoinositides 1-associated scaffold protein-like; translation: MRNMTFRRLKKHNSNRTAPPDSAEMHFPPSRTDNCKTLVSLKNSSDVYNYKTLAYSGETLPRHHRKGGSQTWKSPEQQRKVIVLEKKDGETFGFEIQTYGLHQETQASVEMCTFVCEVRADSPAHRAGLRDGDTISSVNETSVEGFQHTEIVQLIRSSGNTIKLETVYSDSIRRAELEAKLQYLKQTLHEKWDEYEILMRREERLVHGMRVNEAALYKSLESAKALVYGSLHELSPAPSPTPSHPAHCTMSASGQPNVPVKDGPLAHTLSHQGDHTNNSSNGSTERQRQRVIRTASDLLTTAKTHLTRSASTRSYLKGATRDSIWEKPEGSGQDSYRSLPHKAKQNSICRHLLKFLPGLQRPLEEEESKP